A stretch of DNA from Catenulispora acidiphila DSM 44928:
CGGTTGGGGCTTCGTCGAGGAGCGGCGGGAGCGGCTGCGGCGGCAGCGGGCGGCGCTGGAGGAGGCGCTGACCGCCGAGCTGCCGGACTGGTCGTGGCGCCGGCCGCCGGGCGGGCTGTCGCTGTGGGTGGACCTGGGCGAGCCGTCGTCCTCGGAGCTGGCCGGGCGGGCCGCGGCGTTCGGCGTGCGGCTGGTCGGCGGGCCGCACTTCGGCGTGGACCCCGGGACGTTCGAGCACCGGGTGCGGATCCCGTACACGCTGCCGGAGCAGACGCTGCGGGACGCCGTGCGGCGGCTGGCGGCGGCGTTCCGGTGCGAGGCGGCGCTGCCACCGGTATCCGACGAAAACCTGTGGGTGGCCTGAGCCCGACTGAGCCATGATCGGCTCTGTGGACACCTATCTCGAGACCGACCGCCTGTATCTGCGCTGCTTCACGGCCGACGACGCCGACCTGCTGATCGAGCTGGACAGCGACCCGGCCGTGATGCGCTACCTGACCGGCGGCAAGCCGACTCCGCCGCAGGACGTCCGGGAGCGGATCCTGCCGGCGATTCTGGCGGGCTCGGAGAAGTGGGACTACCGGCTCGGCTTGTTCGCCGCGCACGAGAAGGACGGCGAGGCCTTCATCGGCTGGTTCATCCTGCGCCCCAAGGCCGAGGGACCTCTGGACGAGGTCGAGCTGGGATACCGGCTGCGTCAGGCCGCGTGGGGCAAGGGGTATGCCACGGAGGGCTCGCAGGCGTTGCTCCGCAAGGCGTTCACCGAACTCGGGGTGCGGCTTGTCTGGGCCGAGACGATGTTCGTGAACAGCGGTTCGCGCAACGTGATGGAGAAGCTGGGGCTGGCGCACGTGGCGACGTTCTTCCCCGAGCTGGAGCCGATCGAGGGCTCCGAGCACGGGGAAGTCCGCTACGAGCTGACAGCGGAGCAGTGGTCTCGGCGGTAGCCGGTCACTGCCCGCCGCTGGCGGCGCCGGCCGGAACGGTGATGGTCCCGGTGAAGACGTCGAAGTACATCGCCGCGGCCACGCCGAGCCCGACGACGCCGAGCACCAGGGCGCCCCAGGTCAGGACGCGCACCCAGACCGGCGCCTGCTGCTTGGCGGCGAACGCGCCGAGGAACAGGGCGGCGGCGGCGATCACCACGGCGGCGATCGCGAAGCCCATGCTGACGAACGCCTGCTTGTGCCACACGTCGGTGTAGCGCTGCTTGATGATCGCGTCGGCCTGGGCGTTGGCGGTGTTGATCTGCCCGATCAGGGACTGCCGCTGCGAGAGGATGTCGCCCAGCCAGTTCCCGCCGAGCGAGGTGATCGCCAGACCCGCGGCCGTGACGGCGGCCGCGCCGGAGGCCACGATCGAGGCCGAGCCGGAGGCGGGGGAGTCCTGGAAGCCATAGGGCTCCACGTCGTCCTCGGCGCCCTCGACGAGGTCGTCCTCCTCGACGAGCTCCGCGACGATCTCAGGCGTCTCGTCGGCGTGGCGGTCGTCCTCGGCGGAGGCGTCGACGACGACAGTGGTCGCCTCGGCCTTCTCAGCCTCGGCGTCCCCCACGCGGTCGGTGCTGTCGGTGCTGCTAGGAGTAGTCATGGGAGTGGAGCTTAGGCATGTCAGCCTGAGAGAGCGATTAACGCCCGGCTGCGATTGAGGGTCGGACAGGGGGCACTCCCCGCCGGCAAGCCCTACCCAGCCGCGATGACCAGGTGTTCTACGCCCCCACAGCACTACCGCAATTGGTGTGCCGGCGTAAACAACATCCGCTGCCCCAGCTCCGCAGCCGCCAAAGCAGCCATCAGAGCAGCCGCCAGCAACATGTACATCACGACAATCTGGTACCGGATAGCCACCTCCGGCGACACCCCCGCCAGAATCAACCCGGTCATAGCCCCCGGCAGACTGATCAACCCGACCACCTTGGTGGAATCCAATGTCGGAATCAGCGCCGTCCGCAACAACTCCCGCCGATGCGGCGCAAAGGCAGCAGTGGCAC
This window harbors:
- a CDS encoding GNAT family N-acetyltransferase, which codes for MDTYLETDRLYLRCFTADDADLLIELDSDPAVMRYLTGGKPTPPQDVRERILPAILAGSEKWDYRLGLFAAHEKDGEAFIGWFILRPKAEGPLDEVELGYRLRQAAWGKGYATEGSQALLRKAFTELGVRLVWAETMFVNSGSRNVMEKLGLAHVATFFPELEPIEGSEHGEVRYELTAEQWSRR